AGAAAGCTGGATACTTGAATCCCTTATCCTAGGCAGTCCACCTGTATTTTCGTCTTTTGCTCAAATACTCTGCTTACAACTGACAACAACAGAGAGAGAATTCCAACAATTTGAAAAGTTCTAGattttttattcagatctcTGCTCACGATCTTTAAAGCTAAAAGTACAACGTATTGAAAAAGACACTGGGGTCATTTCTCGGTGATGTAGGCGTGAGCTTCTCATGTCTAGGTAAAGCGCATGCGCGTGTCTAAGGGTACTGCGCCATTTTGGTTTGGATCCAGCTCTGGTACTTCATGACGTCAGTGTAGACGCCGGGCTTGTTGGGCTGAGCGCAGCCGTGACCCCAGCTGACGACCCCGGCCTGGTACCACTTCCTGCCGCTCTTACACACCAGCGGGCCGCCCGAGTCGTTCTGTTAAGGGCAACATAACAACCAAAATTATTATTGAcaccatgtacaaaatgtacatgtttgtgttttcggtCACTTgccattgggtcaatggaagatgCTACTAGTTTACAGGGAGGTGTTGTTTTTTGGTCTGCATTGTTCtctttagaagagctgatattttttGCCATGGGTTAAACGGTTGGcgtttttaaaataaaaatgacgttttgaaCAGAGCGAACGATATAAGGTAGCAATCAGACGTATGCTGCACTATTAgactcgctcctgaagcttcacaAAAAAAAGCAGTAACAGCGGTTAAAGATCTCGACAGTTGCTGACACTGACCTGGCAGGCGTCGGTTTGCCCCATGGGCCATCCCGCACACAGCATGTTGGACGACACGTCCCCTCCGTACCAGTTGGCCGAGTTGCACGTGTTCCAGTCGATAATCTCCACCTCGCCCTGCTGTAGCTGATCGGCCATAACTATCTGGAAGTTGGCACCTGTGAAGTAATGATACATTAAACATGCAGTAAGACTTATGATTAATTTTCCAGGatgatttctctctctctctttcgctCTCtttcactgtgtgtgtgtgtgtgtgtgtgtgtgtgtgtgtgtgtgtgtgtgtgtgtgtgtgtgtgtgtgtgtgtgtgtaggggtgGAGGTAGGAGATTAAAAAAAGGCACAGAATTGTAGCACGTAGATATCGTAACAATGGTATTAAAGATATGTAACAGCTAGTCTGACTGGGGAACTCTCCGGGTGCGACGCACACAGGGCTGACGTAATTGTTGATGGTTGCGTCATGGTTGAGTTTCAGCAGCGCGATGTCGTTGTCACTGCTGCTGGCGCCGTTGTAGCCCTCGTGAATGACAATCTAGGTCgtggaatttgaaaaaaaaaatcagaggaAAGAAAATCATCCGGCTCCTGCATTTCCAAAAAATGTTATTAGGGGGTCTGAACCTGCACTTAAGCTGCACCACTTACAATCTTCCCCAAAAGCTGTCTACCACTAGAATAACACAACCacagcatgtctagaacacgagatatcgaaatcggacgctctgctgcagtaccgtaacaattCGTtcggaggcccaaaatctactaTTTCTTCGACAGGACATAACTTGATTACATACCAAGTTTCGCGGAAATCAATCCATAGCTTCTGGACTTATGCTGCTTAACCAGAAACATGCAACTTAACATACAAACATCGAAACGCTACCTTCCTGGCGAAGGTGATAATAAAGTAAGCTAAGGACGACACATTTTATCTGCATACATGAATTTGGAAGATAATGGACgaaatatcaaaatgtatctGGTGATTTCTCACTTCTTCACATATGACATTTCATAATTCAGTAATAGCTACATGTAAGATGCACTTTATCATTTCACTTCCGTTACTAAACGGAAGCCGTACCTACAAGCCAGTAAGCTAAATACGCCCTGTTAGACTTTGTCAGTGGAGCATAAGCGAGAACTCTCAAAAGAGACTCTGAAGAACATGTACGTTACCCTCTGTACGCCGATGTTCTGTTGGCGCGCGTCGGTGGACTCTCGGGTGTGACTGCCGAGTCGGACGGTCCACTGAGACGTGTAGGAGGCCCTGCATTCATCAAGACAAGTGGtaagaataaatgaaaaaacaCCGTACTGAGAGGTTTAGATGTACGTGCaaacttatgcttaggtcccagtTGCGCCGATGCcagtagggggtgtagtcccggccgggccccgaagccacaaatttgtcgcGGTGGACCGCCGGGTACCGGGGGTTAACTTGCAAGTGTTCCCACGATTATCTcgcggcgtctatttgttaccgggtcccgcgttgatttttaGTCTGAATTGAAATAAATTGGAGTCCCGGCCGATCCCCAAAATAGTCCGGCTGCCGCAGTGTGTCCTACGGGCCCATGTAGGGGTTACGCCcgaaagtacaaaaaaaaaccagcccgtcaactacccaattgggacctaagcataacatAGACTCGTGGATCCAATTGCAAGTTTGTCAATGTTAAcagaactttaaaaaaattctaattCAGTAGTCTTTCAATGCCCTCCGTCCTTCACTCACGGTCATTAACAGTTTATGGACACAATTCTATACACATCATCACTGACAACATCGAGGCAAGAAGTGCAGCTACGTACCCATCAAAGCAGTGCGCAGCCGTGAGAATCCAGCCGGGAGCGATGAGGGACCCGCCACACGCATGCGCACCGTACTTCGCCAGAGATGCcttgcagaaaaaaatggcTGTCATTCTGTGAATTCACACCGTTGACTTTTAATCAAAATTGTCTCCTACAAAAATTTCTGTCCACTAGATACTATttataacatttgtaaacaatatacatggtcccatagcctttattgaggccgtaggggcagggGGTTGTTATCCTCCGTGTCTAGTGCACGGTCTTTTAAAGCGGAGCCCAACAcactccttccaccgccttttgccTTCCCAGCCTacgtcaggtacccatttctacaccttgGTGAAGGTAGGAAAGTGAAgggcctttctcaagggcgcaatatcggtggcatgtcaggagaTTCGAACAAATGACCTGGAACAAATACAAGCACGCAAGCACGACGCCGCAATGTCACAATGTGGTCACTATATTCACTACATTAGAGAACTGTCTTACATAGCTACAAAGAATCATAACTATCAACTTGAATGTTATCAAAATGACTTTAAAGAAGCAGAAGTCACCATCCATGGCCAGCTGTTGGCGACCGCAGTGGTTCCTCCCACCACCCGTGCGAGGGAAGGGCTGATGGCCGGACTGCCGCAGGCcactggtgtagccgtggtagTGGTGACAGTACCGCCGAAGGTACTACTCGTAAATACAGAGAATATCCATCAATGTAGGTGTTTGAGAGGGAGAGCTCtagagaggggggagagggaGATGTAAAAGGAGGAAAGAGAGAGATAGAACgtgagagagagggggagagaggggagagagagggagggagagataGGTAGGGAAAGGGAgtaagagagacagacagaatgAGGAGGAGAGAGAGCGATAGggggaaagagagaaagagagagagagagagagagagagagagagaaagggagggATGAAAGAGAGTGAGGCAGGAGAGaaggagagaaagagggagaaggagagagagagtcgATGCACGTTTGGTACagataacatgaagtaaaagcgTTTGTCTTCTCTATATGTGTCTTATGTTAACAAATACTTtccctgacccccccccccacttcctACTGCATGCACCTTGAATTTTTATCTAAGCATTCACCATCTTTATTGCAAAACGATTGAGAAATGGCGGAGATAAAAACGCCATGCATCTGAGGCAGAGTTTGCTGAAACAATTTACCTGTACGATGCCTGGAACCCGCGGTCCTTGGTGATCCAGTCGGACACGAACCTGACAACTAGATTGTTGGACGCCGACAGGTAGATGGGTGGTTTGTCATCCCCACACCACTTCCCTTCAGTGATAGGTAATCAGAGAGAAGCGATCAGATTAGTTTGTCACGTTTCTTGCATAGTAGTTGTGAGGTAGAGATATTGTATAAGCCCCGTTATAGCCGagcatggcctcccgaccttccccTAACCATTGTTTGGGAGTCGTTCGGGAACTAAGTCggctgtggtcggctggtgtCCGGCGCTGTGGACGTCACGGCatgtctggaatgggttggcccgtggttggctggtggttgggagtaagtcagcagtggtcaGGGTATGTTTGATGGAGTCAAGTTTGACTCTTAaccttaagcctaggttacacatagccgaacagggctcccgaacgctagccgactcaggtcggctgaagttcgggagcagtctgaccagtttttgggccacgcctatctttggcgccgaacatgcgccgaagatgcgccaatcatctcctaaccagtaaacgaattactcccgaatgagctccgaatgctttctagcctactcccaaccatcccgacctctagccgcagactgccgaatctcttctGACTAATCCttgaccgattgcagaccctctcgcgactttcaaaagaggggtcattttcggttttaattaaaataattcattctattatgttgttaacatcaccgagagatcgaattcggatcatggttagctttaatactgcttttagtgttcttctttgtttttggtcgtgtgaaggtcgggggtgattcgcccacgttccaacagtagtcacttggttgagaattagttagcagagatttgtctacggccttggggtgagttatgggcaggttggaaactagttgggagtaggtcagtagtgtttctggcgtggttaaggttctaattttactactgactcaatcccgaataccagccgagcactagccgaccgcaccgaacaccagccgaacaccagccgacccatttcagaccctccgtccagagccgaatgttttgaaattttcaaaacattcggcttgcgcagccgaacaccagccgactcagccgaacgccagccgactcagccgaacgccagcctagctagctcccgaatcactctaaccatggtcgggggagagtcgggaggccatgttcggctatgtgtaacctgggctttaaactagtcagactgctcccgacctaccgccaaccttggttggcttgtggtcgggagccatgttcagcTATGTGTAGAAGGGGGTTAAGGCTTCAAAAGTGCACGAGGGACGATTAGATTTCAAATGCCTTATACAAAATTGGTCGCAATTGCATTAACAAATCTAAACACAATGCCACAGGTGATCCAGTTTTAACTAGTCCATTTTCTTGCGCTTATTACTAAGCATAAGCTTTAGAATGAACGTTTGCTTCAATGAGCAATCGATACATTTGTAGACAACGTAGTGTGgatgaaatatgtatatgttgtgttttatatgaaacctgtaaaccctgcatcaattcagcgctagagaGGCTGCAATTGCGGGtagtttctgaccaataaaaaccttactacaaaacaagacaaaacaagacaaaatagcGTACCAACAAAGTAGTTGGGGGCAAACAGGTCGTAGATTTCGACATAATCCACGCACGGTCCTCCGCTCTGGAAAACTGACGGGCCCTCTAGCGCAAAGTCGCTGAACTGCAGTAACACTTTTGCCCCGGATGCGACCACGATGTCCCATTGGCAGTTGGAGTTGTGCGGGTAGTTACGGTCGGGGTAGTTCGGGCTTGCGAAAGTCCCCGAAGCACCGCTAAGGGGCTCACCGCAGTTTTGTCCTGTGAAGCAAAACTAGATTATATTCTTTCTTATGGTCATGttgatgaaaaatgatgcaattgCTTTCTTATTGCATGACCACAATCTGCTAGAGGGTCCGAACCTACTCCACGTCTtctttacatcaaaagctatctgcctaCAAAAATAAGACCACAGCACAAAAGATACAAGAgccggaaattctgctgcagcaccaaggtcacacaACAGAGGGCCAAAACTTTACCCTGACCTTCACCTTCCCAAGAgctacccacttaccaaatatctttacaatccatccagtcgttcctaagttatgctgactacaaatagttggaaacacaaacaagtaCACAGACTATTGAGAAAAACTATACATCAATGAAGGTAAGAAGTTTCACTTATATTcattcattggttcagcatgtacatgccagggttgcccaactagccggaggctatcactaagggcgaacccatgtgcggtcataggactgcaGGTTTCGgcccactcacaccgggaaggacccatactctttcttgataagtgtgtgaggggttctttaacgtgctcgaggtgtgactctcctcaaacactggaccttcatttaacgtcctatccgagggacgtccctaactgaagctaggtactcatttacacctgagtaaagtgaggaaagtcgtgttaagtgcctttgcAGGGGCAtgtcggtggtttcgaacccggaacctcttgattgtgggcgaaacaccctaccgattgcgccacacgatgccgcAAGTTTCACTTATAGAATttgaagattcttttttttttacattttgcagttTGTTGTTTGTAGTGGACCATACGAAAGTTGCCGTGCTCTTTGTTGTGTCGCTTCCAAATTCCCTGTGCAGCTTCCACTATCTATGTTAAGCTTCCAATATCTTTGACAAGTAAAGTTTTAGACTATCACTGCTACGTCGGTAAAACTATTATCAATACAATCGCCTTAACAACAATCTCCAAGATCCAATCACGTCGTGACAAAATATGAGATGACAAAAAAACTGTAAAGAAATGTTAACTAACAAAGACAGCAGACACTACATATAAAGATTACAAGGCCCTAGAAGCATACATATTTGTCAACCCGAAAGTCAagagaaaataatgtttgaCCACTAgacatgccaaaacattttcAACCATAAGTCTTGCAAACAAAATTGCTTTGTAATCTAAAAAAAACTTACCGTTTGCTGAAACGGCCAGGGCAACAAATACCAGGATCGCGAACATCTTGGATGAAACTCTCTTCTTTAGCTAAATCGGCCAACATGCAATAACTGCTATAATCCTCTGCTTACGCTATGACGTATTTATCCTTTCGTAGCGCCTATTACGATTATACATATTTGGACAAGGTTTTTGTTAAACATTTCTCACAACTTATTGAGTAGATTAttgttatctgtatctgtatctatatagccattATAATCGCCcctcggcgtaacacaccagctgcgcAGGCGCActgcgcagcagcagctggttatattacactgaacgactttCACTGAATGTTATCATCATTCATTACGTCTTCTATCGGCAAATTGCACTCGGATATCcatacagtacatacacacGTATCTCATACAAACACAATTTATTATAAACGAAGGCCACCCCATGTGTGTATCACTAAGTATACATATTAGTGTTCGACTGGTGGGAACTACAATGCTCGTCTCACAGCTGTATTGCCCACTGCGTTTATATCGCGTGCACAGTGATATTTGATACGTTATCAGTTACGTAATACGTACTGTACTACTATCTTGAATTATGACTTACGCTCTAATATTGATATACTATCAGTTATGCAATACGAACCACTATCTTGACAATCTGTCTCACATCCATACACCAATATAACGGTTCAAAAGATATGCAAACAAACTATCAAATTGGTGCCCGTAGTTTATCATTTAGCATGTTCTCATAGGTGGATATAAGTCTTTTGGGACGTatagattttttgtttgtttagtgaACAGTTGTTATAGAGCCGTTAGATAGAAACATGTGTGACAAAAAGAGTTGGCCTTCGACAGTGGAAGATCGCTTATTGCAGAGAGAACACTTACTGAAGACGAACATGTGGTTAATTGTGGCATTCACTCTTCTGGGCGTGATTTCTTCACCAGGTGAGATTTTGAGTCGATATGTCTTTCTCCAGTTAGATTATTTAAGAAATACAGATTCAGTTAGGCCTAGCACAATCGGTACCGGTGTCTTCCCGGTTGCCCGACCGACccaagcaaaaacctgccgaccctttTTTCGGGGTCGACCGCTTGGCCATGGACATAAACTTTTCTATCTggcatctgagtgatgaaattcaaaattgaCTTTACACTCTATTAACAAATTACAGCTTTGAACACTTTATacaagaatgtgtagtaaacattatAACTCTTTTTTCAGTTTATTAATATGCATATTTGTACAGTTACAATATCGATGTTGAAAACATTGGTGTCTGAtgtatttcagttttacattgctaaactacatatgtatgtttgttggATCACGTCCGACTGACCTTATTGTTTTCTCAGGACCGTAACCGGAAATATAATATTTGATTTTTCTAGTAGgaccattttcaaaattgttagAATTTTGTATGTTACCATACTTTCTAAGGGGCAACATATGGTATAATTTCAATGTGATTAAACGATAAACGTCTGTTCATCTTGTATTAAAACAAGTATGCTTTTGTTTGATATTCCCAAATACGAAGACAAAGCACTAATTCTTTGGTGAAAGTTAAGTGAGTAATGTCACTTTTAATCACCAACATAAGTTTGATAAAACATTGCACGCGTATCTCTAAGAAGATATTGACATATTTTGTTGTACTCTATGAATAGGGATGTCTCTGTAGCTCATCTGGTAGCAGCCCCACAGTTGAGCTTCCAATAATGCcacggtcacatttcctaaccggggaccggccgggctgtttgagaaaacaaagcataAAAGACGCATATTAAGGATATAACGAGGGGCGCCCTAACATCACACGCGctctaacatcgcacggattttttactgatcttattttgcataagtaagccgtgtttgtgtccaatgactatgctgataaggaaggtaaataacccaagttcatgcacataattgtcatttacattcaaaacatatgtgtacatattcatttcttgttttgtcgaaaagtagtattttgacaataatgatggtagcgctaagtagagggtcactgcgtagctagacggcccggcacctaaatatacgacctgtgccaagcagatacataagtcacacagctatcatacacataagaaatataatttcataaaacactaaaaatttgagtctttaagtgtttgttgagaagaaaaccgaccaaagtataacaacgtaaacattgctgtcgtctgacgacgttgttttcccgccatttttttgggccgcgatggtggcggaacgattcaacgcacagttttgttacgcgctaacgtgtgattggtaccgtctatgaaaaggaaactgaatacagagatggcgaagatatttcccaataagtagacggagtattgttgatgtaagcggtgttgttttttcgtaatgatttcgtaagtcgggccgcattcaatacgtacgtcgggccgcgtagtagcctatttcccgtggaaacatgagctgggatgcgctagatatagcccttctcacatgacgtgagaagtgcacacagtcaaaattttccggtcaaaagaaagctataatatagcagacttcaagccttatttacatttccctaacttcatcaccaacttccgaagagagcaaaattaccaaagcgtaataagttaggcacactatctggcgtagcactaaatcagaaggtacattcgtgaaaatgtctcacagcgtcttccgcatgtaacgcggagcatgaagggcccatgaacagtatgaatacatttcttgtccaagtatggtctttaggacacaattctccgtgaagtatttatagtatgtacaagtattgacccacacaaattgcatctctgcacagtgcaagtagtgttttagagcaagtaaagaaaaagtgtttgtttatctttttctttcaatataggagtggtcaacctgctgaaaagtatgtttttacagcatggcacagatgggatctagaaattccgggaaaagtcacaaagttagatctagatggccccttttcaattatcaacgaaccattgagccttacaactaagatgtattagaaatcacaaatatgcagtaaatcctctttccacaatttattgcagaccGGCCTggtctatagctatcaagctatttgcaataaaaaaggctaatctTATATTATCGTagcatttcacgaaggtcaaaggtcaccggatctaaccacccggaagtgacactggcgcgcgcacttttctgagagatatttctcaacaatctttcatcccctgtgtaaactttttacattgtcacagcctccgtattataaactacaagtgtgataagtttgaaggtccagagatttgccattttcacactgtgcgtaaaagtgcatcgtccgtcccgtgcgcacatactgtatgcgagttgcgagtggacaccgcatacttaatacacagactggaggtcactcggcacatgttcgcagctaaaactcacaattcccgttgccgcattggtatgtaacttggtatattgtttgctaggttgcgtgtggtgatgcacgttgtctatttttcaatgtaacagtgactatacgatcacagcaagtaaggaagatttataccccgtatctgcct
The nucleotide sequence above comes from Branchiostoma lanceolatum isolate klBraLanc5 chromosome 14, klBraLanc5.hap2, whole genome shotgun sequence. Encoded proteins:
- the LOC136448785 gene encoding serine protease 33-like, producing the protein MFAILVFVALAVSANGQNCGEPLSGASGTFASPNYPDRNYPHNSNCQWDIVVASGAKVLLQFSDFALEGPSVFQSGGPCVDYVEIYDLFAPNYFVGKWCGDDKPPIYLSASNNLVVRFVSDWITKDRGFQASYSTFGGTVTTTTATPVACGSPAISPSLARVVGGTTAVANSWPWMASLAKYGAHACGGSLIAPGWILTAAHCFDGASYTSQWTVRLGSHTRESTDARQQNIGVQRIVIHEGYNGASSSDNDIALLKLNHDATINNYVSPVCVAPGEFPSQTSCYISLIPLLRYLRRAKERERNHPGKLIISLTACLMYHYFTGANFQIVMADQLQQGEVEIIDWNTCNSANWYGGDVSSNMLCAGWPMGQTDACQNDSGGPLVCKSGRKWYQAGVVSWGHGCAQPNKPGVYTDVMKYQSWIQTKMAQYP